A genomic window from Micromonospora sp. WMMA1947 includes:
- a CDS encoding glycogen debranching N-terminal domain-containing protein — MRQELVHVVAGNAFAMSDAQGDMERDPSAPIGLFSFDTRFLSHWVLTVDGERLHALSRDDLTYFETRFVLVPGAASHYVDADVSVIRHRSIDEAYHESLTVLNHSAEPAQYTVRVEMAADFADTSEILRPGPRRPTVVPEPEHQRLRIRYERGRFARETCVSSTVPAEVDPRGMTFRIRVEPQGKWHVDLHVVMIIQGAGGRDLRAGIESHRRHVRQDMRDELERWLDRAPHLFADRPALSAVYRQALTDLAALRYMPLAYTDRVPVGGMPWAMTLYGRDALITCLQTLAFTPELTPGTLRMLAMLQGGRLDDRREEEPGKIVAELRYGEAAAFDEQPTALYYGAADTTPLFVILLDEYERWTGDADLIHELRHPARMALDWLTRYGDLCGDGYLRYLPRNTVNGVANQTWRNSPEAIVDRHGVQPPYPRATCELQGYAYDARIRGARLAREFWGDPAYAERLEADAARLRERFNSDFWLPQRGYYALALTPDGEPVDALTSHLGHLLWSGIVEPDRADAVAGHLCGEDLFSGWGVRTYAQGQLPYNPVGAHLGAVWPSDNAIVAAGLRRYGYDEEAADVVAGVFAMAETLGGSVPESIAGYPRTLTKYPVQLPDAGRPQSWASGGLLMLLATMLGLRPCGENLLVNPSVPAGFGRIELLDVPGRWGRADSYGRERGAGRRMRVGEPAHRAA; from the coding sequence ATGAGGCAGGAGCTGGTCCACGTCGTCGCCGGCAACGCGTTCGCGATGAGCGACGCGCAGGGCGACATGGAGCGCGACCCGTCCGCCCCGATCGGCCTGTTCTCCTTCGACACCCGGTTCCTGTCCCACTGGGTGCTCACCGTCGACGGCGAGCGGCTGCACGCGCTGTCCCGCGACGACCTGACCTACTTCGAGACCCGCTTCGTGCTGGTGCCCGGCGCGGCCAGCCACTACGTGGACGCCGACGTCTCGGTGATCCGGCACCGCTCGATCGACGAGGCGTACCACGAGAGCCTCACGGTGCTGAACCACTCGGCCGAACCCGCCCAGTACACGGTGCGGGTGGAGATGGCTGCCGACTTCGCCGACACCTCCGAGATCCTGCGGCCCGGCCCGCGGCGCCCGACGGTCGTCCCGGAGCCGGAGCACCAGCGGCTGCGGATCCGGTACGAGCGCGGACGGTTCGCGCGGGAGACGTGTGTCTCCAGCACCGTCCCGGCCGAGGTGGACCCGCGGGGGATGACCTTCCGGATCCGTGTCGAACCGCAGGGCAAGTGGCACGTCGACCTGCACGTCGTCATGATCATCCAGGGTGCCGGAGGGCGGGACCTGCGGGCCGGCATCGAGTCGCACCGCCGGCACGTCCGGCAGGACATGCGCGACGAGCTCGAGCGGTGGCTCGACCGGGCGCCGCACCTGTTCGCCGACCGGCCCGCGCTGTCCGCCGTGTACCGGCAGGCGCTGACCGACCTGGCCGCCCTGCGCTACATGCCGCTGGCCTACACCGACCGGGTGCCGGTCGGCGGGATGCCGTGGGCGATGACGCTGTACGGGCGGGACGCGCTGATCACCTGCCTCCAGACGCTCGCGTTCACGCCCGAGCTGACCCCGGGCACGCTGCGCATGCTGGCGATGCTGCAGGGCGGCCGGCTCGACGACCGGCGTGAGGAGGAGCCCGGCAAGATCGTCGCCGAGCTGCGGTACGGCGAGGCGGCCGCGTTCGACGAGCAGCCGACGGCGCTCTACTACGGCGCGGCCGACACCACGCCGCTGTTCGTGATCCTGCTCGACGAGTACGAACGCTGGACCGGCGACGCCGACCTGATCCACGAGTTGCGGCACCCGGCCCGGATGGCGCTGGACTGGCTGACCCGGTACGGCGACCTGTGCGGCGACGGCTACCTGCGCTACCTGCCGCGCAACACGGTCAACGGGGTGGCGAACCAGACCTGGCGCAACTCGCCCGAGGCCATCGTCGACCGGCACGGCGTCCAGCCGCCGTACCCGCGCGCCACCTGCGAGCTTCAGGGGTACGCGTACGACGCGCGGATCCGGGGCGCCCGCCTGGCCCGGGAGTTCTGGGGTGACCCGGCCTACGCCGAGCGCCTGGAGGCCGACGCCGCGCGGCTGCGGGAACGGTTCAACAGCGACTTCTGGCTGCCGCAGCGGGGCTACTACGCGCTCGCGCTCACCCCGGACGGCGAGCCGGTCGACGCGCTCACCTCGCACCTCGGGCACCTGCTGTGGAGCGGCATCGTGGAGCCGGACCGGGCCGACGCGGTGGCCGGGCACCTGTGCGGGGAGGACCTGTTCTCCGGCTGGGGCGTGCGCACGTACGCGCAGGGGCAACTGCCGTACAACCCGGTCGGCGCGCACCTCGGCGCGGTGTGGCCGTCGGACAACGCGATCGTCGCGGCGGGCCTGCGGCGGTACGGCTACGACGAGGAGGCGGCCGACGTCGTCGCCGGCGTGTTCGCGATGGCGGAGACGCTCGGCGGTTCGGTCCCGGAGTCCATCGCCGGCTATCCCCGCACGCTGACCAAGTATCCGGTCCAGTTGCCGGACGCCGGGCGACCGCAGTCGTGGGCCTCGGGCGGGCTGCTGATGCTGCTGGCGACCATGCTGGGGCTGCGGCCGTGCGGGGAGAACCTGCTGGTGAATCCGTCCGTCCCGGCCGGTTTCGGACGGATCGAGCTGCTGGACGTGCCGGGCCGGTGGGGACGGGCCGACTCGTACGGCCGGGAACGCGGCGCGGGCCGGCGGATGCGCGTGGGGGAGCCGGCCCACCGGGCCGCCTGA
- a CDS encoding SCP2 sterol-binding domain-containing protein: MSVSAVEHLTRGTAGRHPELPETTSGTIRLDLRDDGHTEHWYLTVDRQDVRVDRLADEADLVVGANREVFDRIAAGCLHPAAALLRNDLVAQGDLRLLMTLRRIFPGPPDARDPRDVADRRAAAR; this comes from the coding sequence ATGAGTGTCTCGGCCGTGGAACACCTGACCCGCGGGACCGCCGGCCGGCACCCGGAGCTGCCCGAGACCACCTCCGGCACCATCCGCCTGGACCTGCGCGACGACGGACACACCGAGCACTGGTACCTGACCGTCGACCGGCAGGACGTCCGGGTGGACCGCCTGGCCGACGAGGCCGACCTGGTGGTCGGCGCGAACCGGGAGGTGTTCGACCGGATCGCGGCGGGGTGCCTGCACCCGGCCGCCGCGCTGCTGCGCAACGACCTCGTCGCGCAGGGCGACCTCAGACTGTTGATGACGCTGCGCCGGATCTTCCCCGGCCCGCCGGACGCGCGGGATCCCCGCGACGTGGCCGACCGGCGGGCGGCGGCCCGATGA
- a CDS encoding Rrf2 family transcriptional regulator, translating into MRLNRSTDMALRIAMLTAAAPVRATVDELANRLALPRSHVAKVVQRLQRIGVLVTIRGRSGGVAFAEHAADITVGEVVRAFEGDGEVVDCARPVCPLVAECRLRGELRRAQAAFLAVLDGVRLGDLVHGSAGPLLLSLGAPPAGR; encoded by the coding sequence GTGAGGCTCAACCGGTCGACCGACATGGCGCTGCGGATCGCCATGCTGACCGCCGCGGCCCCGGTCCGGGCCACCGTCGACGAACTCGCCAACCGGCTCGCGCTGCCCCGCAGCCACGTCGCCAAGGTGGTGCAACGGCTGCAACGCATCGGTGTCCTGGTGACCATCAGGGGCCGCTCCGGCGGTGTGGCCTTCGCCGAACACGCCGCGGACATCACCGTCGGTGAGGTGGTCCGCGCCTTCGAGGGCGACGGCGAGGTGGTCGACTGCGCGCGGCCGGTCTGCCCGCTGGTCGCGGAGTGCCGGCTGCGCGGTGAGCTGCGCCGCGCGCAGGCCGCGTTCCTCGCCGTGCTCGACGGCGTACGCCTCGGTGACCTGGTCCACGGATCCGCCGGCCCGCTCCTGCTCAGCCTCGGCGCGCCACCGGCCGGTCGCTGA
- a CDS encoding glycosyltransferase, whose product MRIAMISQHASPLAAPGEEDAGGQNTHVAELASALTVAGHDVRVYTRRDSPALPEVVSAADGYQVCHVPAGPARRVPKDDLLPYMGEFGSRLADTWRHGGWTPDVAHAHFWMSGLATVHAGRRTGVPTVLTYHALGTVKRRHQSTRDTSPPGRAGYERALGRAVDRVVVQGSDEVAELVRMGVPRSRMALVPSGVNEAVFRPNGPVAPRDPARPRILTVGRMVERKGFLDVVRALPAVPDAECVIVGGPPAHLLPADTFARRLSALADSCGVADRVRLLGGVPREEMAAWYRSADVLVAAPWYEPFGLTPLEGMACGVPVIGTNVGGIADSVVDGLTGDLVPPRDPRALGTALRRLLGDNVRRFAYATAALDRVRSRYSWKRCAEQLGAVYGALTSAARPAPAVA is encoded by the coding sequence ATGCGCATCGCGATGATTTCCCAGCACGCCAGCCCGCTCGCCGCCCCCGGCGAGGAGGACGCGGGCGGCCAGAACACGCACGTGGCGGAACTCGCGTCCGCGCTCACCGTTGCCGGCCACGACGTCCGCGTCTACACCCGCCGCGACTCCCCGGCGCTGCCCGAGGTGGTCAGCGCGGCGGACGGCTACCAGGTGTGCCACGTGCCGGCCGGTCCCGCCCGGCGGGTGCCGAAGGACGACCTGCTGCCGTACATGGGCGAGTTCGGCAGCCGGCTGGCCGACACCTGGCGGCACGGCGGCTGGACCCCGGACGTGGCGCACGCGCACTTCTGGATGAGCGGACTGGCCACTGTGCACGCCGGCCGCCGCACCGGGGTGCCGACGGTGCTGACGTACCACGCGCTCGGCACCGTCAAGCGCCGTCACCAGAGCACCCGGGACACCAGTCCACCGGGGCGCGCCGGTTACGAGCGGGCACTCGGCCGGGCGGTGGACCGGGTCGTCGTGCAGGGCTCGGACGAGGTCGCCGAACTGGTCCGGATGGGCGTACCCCGGTCCCGGATGGCCCTGGTCCCGTCCGGCGTCAACGAGGCGGTGTTCCGCCCGAACGGTCCGGTCGCGCCCCGCGACCCGGCCCGCCCGCGCATCCTCACCGTCGGGCGGATGGTCGAGCGCAAGGGCTTCCTGGACGTGGTCCGGGCGCTGCCCGCGGTGCCGGACGCGGAGTGTGTGATCGTCGGCGGCCCGCCGGCCCACCTGCTGCCCGCCGACACGTTCGCCCGCCGGCTGTCCGCGCTCGCCGACTCGTGCGGCGTGGCCGACCGGGTACGGCTGCTCGGCGGCGTGCCGCGCGAGGAGATGGCCGCCTGGTACCGGTCGGCGGACGTGCTCGTGGCCGCACCCTGGTACGAGCCGTTCGGGCTCACCCCGTTGGAGGGCATGGCCTGCGGCGTGCCGGTGATCGGCACGAACGTGGGCGGCATCGCCGACAGCGTGGTGGACGGGCTCACCGGCGACCTAGTGCCGCCGCGTGACCCCCGCGCGCTCGGCACCGCGCTGCGCCGGCTGCTCGGCGACAACGTGCGCCGGTTCGCGTACGCCACCGCCGCGCTCGACCGCGTCCGCAGCCGGTACTCCTGGAAACGCTGCGCCGAGCAGCTCGGTGCGGTCTACGGTGCGCTGACCAGCGCGGCCCGGCCCGCACCGGCGGTGGCGTGA
- a CDS encoding globin domain-containing protein, whose protein sequence is MLTQSSAAVVTATLPVVRAHGEAITGRFYQRMFDAHPDLLDLFNRGNQATGAQKAALASAVVAYAAHLTGETGMPWGPVLDRIAHKHASLGITATQYPIVGRHLLAAVGEVLADAVTPEVAAAWDEVYWLLACELIAREARLYAGAGVPEGGPVWQDWRVTGRARESADVVSLTLAPAGGGAAPGFTPGRYVSVAVDLDGGRGQQIRQYSLSGRPGADTWRITVKRVRGEGGAPDGMVSGHLHERVSVGDTLRLSPAFGEVDATGGDGPLLLVSAGIGLTPAMAALAHLADRDPGRRVTLAHADRDAEAHALRAELPALQQRLPNLAVHLWYLDAAGADLPGLKAEVSAGLIDPDRLPLPTGVAAHLCGPVAFMNLVRGNLLRRGVPAERIAYEVFGPGMLPG, encoded by the coding sequence GTGCTCACGCAATCCTCAGCAGCTGTGGTGACCGCCACCCTGCCCGTCGTACGGGCGCACGGCGAGGCCATCACCGGCCGCTTCTACCAGCGCATGTTCGACGCCCACCCGGACCTGCTGGACCTGTTCAACCGGGGCAACCAGGCCACCGGGGCGCAGAAGGCGGCGCTCGCCTCGGCGGTGGTCGCGTACGCGGCGCACCTGACCGGCGAGACCGGCATGCCGTGGGGGCCGGTCCTGGACCGGATCGCGCACAAGCACGCCTCGCTCGGCATCACCGCCACCCAGTACCCGATCGTCGGCCGGCACCTGCTCGCCGCCGTCGGCGAGGTGCTCGCCGACGCCGTCACCCCGGAGGTGGCCGCTGCCTGGGACGAGGTCTACTGGCTGCTGGCCTGCGAGCTGATCGCCCGCGAGGCGCGGCTCTACGCGGGCGCCGGCGTGCCCGAGGGCGGTCCGGTGTGGCAGGACTGGCGGGTGACCGGCCGGGCCCGGGAGAGCGCCGACGTCGTCTCGCTCACCCTCGCGCCGGCCGGCGGCGGCGCCGCGCCCGGCTTCACCCCCGGCCGGTACGTCTCGGTCGCTGTCGACCTGGACGGAGGCCGGGGACAGCAGATCCGCCAGTACAGCCTCTCCGGCCGCCCCGGCGCCGACACCTGGCGGATCACCGTGAAGCGGGTACGCGGCGAGGGCGGCGCGCCCGACGGCATGGTCTCCGGCCACCTGCACGAGCGGGTGTCCGTCGGCGACACGCTGCGGCTGAGCCCGGCGTTCGGCGAGGTCGACGCCACCGGCGGCGACGGGCCGCTGCTGCTGGTCAGCGCCGGTATCGGGCTCACCCCGGCGATGGCGGCGCTGGCCCACCTGGCCGACCGGGACCCCGGACGCCGGGTGACGCTGGCGCACGCCGACCGGGACGCCGAGGCGCACGCGCTGCGCGCGGAACTGCCCGCGCTGCAGCAACGGCTGCCGAACCTGGCCGTCCACCTCTGGTACCTCGACGCCGCCGGTGCCGACCTGCCCGGCCTGAAGGCGGAGGTGTCCGCCGGGCTGATCGACCCCGACCGGCTCCCGCTGCCCACCGGGGTCGCCGCGCACCTGTGCGGCCCGGTCGCGTTCATGAACCTGGTCCGGGGCAACCTGCTGCGCCGGGGTGTGCCGGCCGAGCGGATCGCCTACGAGGTGTTCGGCCCCGGGATGCTGCCGGGCTGA
- a CDS encoding glycoside hydrolase family 88 protein, whose protein sequence is MPTTGDATADRVLLALLTMQRESWEQGILGQALLDLGLDEAAVLVADAAVTRQRPDGRLGEPAGSVGAVNGAACGEVVRHAARSTGDRRYAAALDAQLDWLARRAPRAADGTLFHLLDGRQVWADTVYMVVPLLALTGRTEAAAAQVEGHRRRLHDARTGLYAARWDEDRDELDRPGPWGTGNGWVVAGIARALRLAPDRPGDLRAELAGHAEEVLRACLAYRGADGLFPDVLDEPDAFREANTAQLLGYAALSGVADGWLARSWFEVGADLLAAAARGIDAYGRVTGVSGAPDFERPGTSPEAQACHLLGHAALRRAGAALSAG, encoded by the coding sequence ATGCCGACGACCGGGGACGCCACCGCCGACCGGGTGCTGCTCGCGTTGCTGACCATGCAGCGTGAGTCCTGGGAGCAGGGGATCCTCGGGCAGGCGCTGCTCGACCTGGGCCTGGACGAGGCCGCCGTGCTGGTCGCCGACGCCGCGGTGACCCGGCAACGGCCGGACGGGCGGCTCGGCGAGCCGGCCGGTTCGGTGGGCGCGGTGAACGGCGCCGCCTGCGGCGAGGTGGTCCGGCACGCCGCGCGCAGCACCGGCGACCGGCGGTACGCGGCGGCGCTGGACGCCCAGCTCGACTGGCTGGCCCGCCGGGCGCCGAGGGCGGCCGACGGCACGCTGTTCCACCTGCTCGACGGCCGCCAGGTGTGGGCGGACACGGTCTACATGGTGGTGCCGCTGCTGGCGCTCACCGGCCGGACCGAGGCGGCCGCCGCGCAGGTCGAGGGGCACCGGCGACGGCTGCACGACGCACGTACCGGCCTGTACGCCGCCCGCTGGGACGAGGACCGGGACGAGCTGGACCGGCCCGGGCCCTGGGGCACCGGCAACGGCTGGGTGGTCGCCGGGATCGCCCGCGCGCTGCGGCTCGCGCCGGACCGGCCGGGCGACCTCCGCGCCGAGCTGGCCGGGCACGCCGAGGAGGTGTTGCGCGCCTGCCTCGCGTACCGGGGCGCGGACGGCCTGTTCCCCGACGTGCTGGACGAGCCGGACGCGTTCCGCGAGGCGAACACCGCCCAGCTGCTCGGGTACGCGGCCCTCAGCGGGGTGGCCGACGGGTGGCTGGCCCGGTCGTGGTTCGAGGTCGGGGCGGACCTGCTCGCGGCCGCCGCCCGGGGCATCGACGCGTACGGGCGGGTGACCGGGGTCAGCGGGGCGCCGGACTTCGAGCGCCCCGGTACCTCGCCCGAGGCGCAGGCGTGTCACCTGCTCGGGCACGCCGCGCTGCGCCGGGCCGGTGCGGCACTCAGCGCAGGATGA
- a CDS encoding Pr6Pr family membrane protein, whose amino-acid sequence MTPRRRLPAILLRLTLVLAVLAGIVLTALGPATVTGLLPYFTIQSNVAVGVLAGYAAWCALRGRPEPPSVLKGAVTLYITITGTVYHLVLANPASPFAMTQPDRQPGEWWGNQFLHTVVPLLAVADWALFDRRGWLRPRYAAWWLVFPLGYLGFALVRGLIVDRYPYPFIDAGELGYAGVAISATGFAAVFWLLGLLFVGVDRLLARIGRADPSAAGPAQPPMSEPTGSDPADSGPAGSEPAMRETTGSG is encoded by the coding sequence GTGACCCCCCGGCGCCGTCTACCGGCGATCCTCCTCCGCCTCACCCTGGTGCTCGCCGTGCTGGCCGGCATCGTGCTCACCGCGCTCGGCCCGGCCACGGTGACCGGCCTGCTGCCGTACTTCACCATCCAGAGCAACGTCGCGGTCGGCGTCCTCGCCGGGTACGCCGCCTGGTGCGCGCTGCGCGGCCGGCCGGAGCCGCCGAGCGTCCTCAAGGGAGCGGTGACCCTCTACATCACCATCACCGGCACCGTCTACCACCTGGTGCTGGCCAACCCGGCCAGCCCGTTCGCCATGACCCAGCCGGACCGGCAACCGGGCGAGTGGTGGGGCAACCAGTTCCTGCACACGGTGGTGCCGCTGCTGGCGGTCGCCGACTGGGCGCTGTTCGACAGGCGCGGCTGGCTGCGCCCCCGGTACGCCGCCTGGTGGCTGGTGTTCCCGCTCGGGTACCTCGGGTTCGCGCTGGTACGTGGCCTGATCGTGGACCGCTACCCGTACCCGTTCATCGACGCGGGCGAGCTGGGCTACGCCGGGGTGGCGATCAGCGCGACCGGGTTCGCCGCGGTGTTCTGGCTGCTGGGCCTGCTGTTCGTGGGCGTGGACCGGCTGCTCGCCCGGATCGGGCGCGCCGATCCGTCGGCGGCCGGGCCGGCGCAGCCGCCGATGTCCGAGCCGACCGGGTCCGATCCGGCCGACTCCGGACCGGCCGGGTCCGAGCCGGCGATGCGGGAGACCACCGGCTCGGGCTGA
- a CDS encoding 2'-5' RNA ligase family protein, with amino-acid sequence MVAALELYLDTDATRRIRVLWDLLESDGVPSMRSLLAQRHRPHLSLAVAPRLDPHRVAEALAGTVVAAPLRLEFQHAGQFLGRVLWLGPAPTAELLAHHAAVHERLARAGVEVVEHYRPGRWVPHCTLSMRVPNPLMGAAVRRCLEVLPLTATVVGAAVADHARDISHPLP; translated from the coding sequence GTGGTCGCGGCGCTGGAGCTGTATCTGGACACCGACGCCACCCGGCGGATCCGGGTGCTGTGGGATCTGCTGGAGTCCGACGGGGTGCCGAGCATGCGGTCGCTGCTGGCGCAGCGGCACCGTCCGCACCTCTCGCTGGCGGTCGCGCCCCGCCTGGACCCGCACCGCGTCGCCGAGGCGCTTGCCGGAACCGTGGTGGCCGCGCCGCTGCGGCTGGAGTTCCAGCACGCCGGGCAGTTCCTCGGGCGGGTGCTCTGGCTCGGTCCGGCGCCGACGGCCGAGCTGCTGGCGCACCACGCCGCGGTGCACGAGCGGCTGGCACGGGCCGGCGTCGAGGTGGTGGAGCACTACCGCCCCGGCCGCTGGGTGCCGCACTGCACGCTGTCCATGCGGGTGCCGAACCCGCTGATGGGCGCGGCGGTGCGGCGCTGCCTGGAGGTGCTGCCGCTGACCGCGACGGTGGTCGGCGCGGCGGTGGCCGACCACGCCCGCGACATCTCCCACCCCCTGCCCTGA
- a CDS encoding DUF72 domain-containing protein has product MGVIKVGTSSWADQMLVRSGWYPRGVNTPAGRLGFYAERFGLVEVDTSYYAVPVPETTAAWADATPDGFTFDVKAFRLFTGHHTPIDALPKDLRPVGGPSRIRWRDLPAGAYDELWDRFHAALAPLAAADRLGAVLLQFPPWLARGEAARRRILDAARRCRPWPVTVELRHSSWFDGDAMAETVTFLREHDLGYACVDMPQGHVSSVPPVLVATTDLAVIRFHGHSAAWESGDKQERFRYAYGEQELRHWSVLLRELADDCAELHVLMNNCCGDQAQRDAARLAGLLGVAPAAARA; this is encoded by the coding sequence ATGGGTGTCATCAAGGTGGGCACGTCCTCGTGGGCCGACCAGATGCTGGTCCGCTCCGGTTGGTATCCGCGCGGTGTGAACACGCCAGCCGGCCGGCTGGGCTTCTACGCCGAGCGCTTCGGACTGGTCGAGGTGGACACGTCGTACTACGCCGTGCCGGTGCCGGAGACCACCGCGGCGTGGGCGGACGCCACCCCGGACGGGTTCACCTTCGACGTCAAGGCGTTCCGCCTGTTCACCGGCCACCACACGCCGATCGACGCGTTGCCGAAGGACCTGCGTCCGGTCGGCGGCCCGAGCCGGATCCGCTGGCGCGACCTGCCCGCCGGGGCGTACGACGAGCTGTGGGACCGGTTCCACGCGGCGCTGGCGCCGCTCGCGGCGGCCGACCGGCTCGGCGCCGTGCTGTTGCAGTTCCCGCCGTGGCTGGCCCGCGGTGAGGCGGCCCGGCGGCGGATCCTGGACGCCGCACGGCGTTGCCGTCCCTGGCCGGTCACCGTCGAGCTGCGGCACTCGTCCTGGTTCGACGGGGACGCGATGGCCGAGACCGTGACGTTCCTGCGCGAGCACGACCTCGGGTACGCCTGTGTGGACATGCCGCAGGGGCACGTCTCCTCGGTGCCGCCGGTCCTTGTCGCCACCACCGATCTGGCCGTGATCCGGTTCCACGGGCACAGCGCGGCCTGGGAGAGCGGGGACAAGCAGGAGCGGTTCCGCTACGCCTACGGCGAGCAGGAACTGCGGCACTGGTCGGTGCTGCTGCGCGAGCTGGCCGACGACTGCGCCGAGCTGCACGTGCTGATGAACAACTGCTGCGGCGACCAGGCCCAGCGGGACGCCGCCCGCCTGGCCGGCCTGCTCGGCGTCGCGCCCGCCGCCGCGCGCGCCTGA
- a CDS encoding GTPase activator gives MEQRRGEDERDPRATREAEEAHGGSMAPGLVDDTGHPVAESPVPDNEPSAPGEDGTGS, from the coding sequence GTGGAGCAGCGGCGCGGCGAGGACGAGCGGGACCCGCGAGCGACCCGGGAGGCCGAGGAGGCGCACGGCGGCAGCATGGCGCCGGGCCTGGTGGACGACACCGGGCACCCGGTGGCCGAGTCACCGGTGCCGGACAACGAGCCGTCGGCGCCGGGCGAGGACGGCACCGGCTCCTGA
- a CDS encoding alpha/beta fold hydrolase, which translates to MSGDYTQEFVDVDGARIGVQVYPEPAGPPGAPVVLIWPAMGVRARYYRPFAAALRDAGLAVIVADLRGTGESTPTPSRACRYGYQEMATDIGAVLDALKPRLDGRTRLLLGHSLGGQVAVLHQALHDADRVDGLALVAVGLPWWRRYPGLRGWGVLPYTQGIAATARLLGVWPGWGFGGRQAAGVIRDWAHTARTGRFPALDGVDTEAAVRRIRTPVLAVSVDDDQYTPHETLDHLCEKLAEAPVTRHRYTVAEAGAPLDHFTWVRASAPLAARIAAFAGTLPRR; encoded by the coding sequence GTGAGCGGGGACTACACCCAGGAGTTCGTGGACGTCGACGGCGCACGCATCGGCGTGCAGGTCTACCCGGAGCCGGCCGGTCCGCCCGGCGCGCCGGTGGTGCTGATCTGGCCCGCGATGGGCGTGCGCGCCCGCTACTACCGGCCGTTCGCCGCGGCGCTGCGCGACGCCGGGCTCGCGGTGATCGTCGCCGACCTGCGCGGCACCGGCGAGAGCACCCCGACCCCGTCGCGCGCCTGCCGGTACGGCTACCAGGAGATGGCCACCGACATCGGCGCCGTGCTCGACGCGCTCAAGCCCCGGCTGGACGGCCGTACCCGGCTGCTGCTCGGGCACTCCCTCGGCGGCCAGGTCGCGGTGCTGCACCAGGCGCTGCACGACGCCGACCGGGTGGACGGGCTGGCCCTGGTGGCGGTGGGGCTGCCGTGGTGGCGGCGGTACCCGGGTCTGCGCGGGTGGGGCGTGCTGCCGTACACCCAGGGGATCGCGGCGACGGCCCGGCTCCTCGGCGTCTGGCCCGGCTGGGGCTTCGGCGGCCGACAGGCCGCCGGCGTGATCCGGGACTGGGCGCACACCGCCCGCACCGGCCGGTTCCCGGCGCTGGACGGGGTGGACACGGAGGCCGCCGTGCGGCGGATCCGGACGCCGGTGCTCGCGGTCAGCGTCGACGACGACCAGTACACGCCGCACGAGACGCTCGACCACCTCTGCGAGAAGCTGGCCGAGGCACCCGTGACGAGGCACCGCTACACGGTCGCCGAGGCGGGGGCGCCGCTGGACCACTTCACCTGGGTACGCGCGTCGGCGCCGCTGGCCGCCCGGATCGCCGCGTTCGCGGGCACGCTCCCCCGGCGCTGA
- a CDS encoding DinB family protein, which translates to MDAKDVLTEAYGRLPDLVAGALDGLDAAQLRQAPADGANPVGWLVWHLTRIQDDHVADVMGEPQLWATGDWAPKCGLRPDPADTGFGHGPEQIAAVRPENGDVLLDYHRAVVDRSLAYLRGLSAADLDRIVDENWDPPVTLGVRLVSVLDDDFQHVGQAAYVRGLILR; encoded by the coding sequence GTGGACGCGAAGGACGTGCTGACCGAGGCGTACGGGCGGTTGCCCGATCTGGTGGCCGGGGCGCTCGACGGGCTCGACGCGGCCCAGCTGCGGCAGGCGCCGGCCGACGGGGCGAACCCGGTCGGCTGGCTGGTCTGGCACCTGACCCGGATCCAGGACGACCACGTGGCCGACGTGATGGGCGAGCCGCAGCTCTGGGCCACCGGCGACTGGGCGCCGAAGTGCGGCCTGCGGCCCGATCCCGCCGACACCGGCTTCGGGCACGGCCCGGAGCAGATCGCCGCGGTACGCCCCGAGAACGGCGACGTTCTGCTGGACTACCACCGGGCGGTGGTGGACCGGAGCCTCGCGTACCTGCGCGGGCTGAGCGCGGCCGACCTGGACCGGATCGTGGACGAGAACTGGGATCCGCCGGTGACGCTCGGCGTGCGGCTGGTGAGCGTGCTCGACGACGACTTCCAGCACGTCGGTCAGGCCGCGTACGTGCGCGGGCTCATCCTGCGCTGA